From the genome of Populus trichocarpa isolate Nisqually-1 chromosome 15, P.trichocarpa_v4.1, whole genome shotgun sequence, one region includes:
- the LOC7454735 gene encoding UDP-arabinopyranose mutase 1-like yields the protein MVWIGFLVLKLIVSPLRILHVVALVSWFPRGRTSGKEINALAQHIQNLLKPSTPFFFNTLYNLFREGVDFVRRYPFSLRGGVPAAISHGLWLNIPDYDAPTQLVKPLERNTRYVDAVLTIPKGTLFPTCGMNLAFDRELIGPAIYFGPMGDGQPIGRYDDVWAGWCAKEDIIPFFESVVLPKECRTVQQCYHELSKLVKEKLGLVDPCFQKLGDAMVTWIEAWDEHNSPAQEAAAPVTGVEKS from the exons ATGGTGTGGATCGGGTTCTTGGTCCTAAAGCTAATTGTATCTCCCTTGAGGATTCTGCATGTCGTTGCTTTGGTTTCTTGGTTTCCAAGAGGAA GAACAAGTGGGAAGGAGATCAATGCATTGGCTCAGCATATACAGAATTTGCTTAAACCATCTACGCCATTTTTCTTCAACACCCTTTATAATCTGTTTAGAGAAGGTGTTGATTTTGTGAGACGGTATCCTTTTAGCTTGAGAGGAGGTGTGCCTGCTGCTATATCTCATGGACTTTGGCTTAACATTCCTGATTATGATGCTCCAACTCAGCTTGTCAAGCCTCTTGAACGTAACACCAG GTATGTGGATGCTGTTTTGACAATCCCAAAAGGCACACTATTCCCAACGTGTGGAATGAACCTTGCCTTTGACAGGGAATTGATTGGCCCTGCAATCTACTTTGGACCCATGGGTGATGGTCAACCCATTGGGAGATATGATGATGTGTGGGCTGGCTGGTGTGCCAAG GAAGACATCATCCCATTCTTTGAATCTGTTGTCCTGCCAAAAGAGTGCAGAACCGTGCAGCAATGCTACCATGAGCTTTCCAAACTGGTCAAGGAAAAACTTGGTCTTGTTGATCCCTGCTTTCAAAAACTTGGTGATGCCATGGTTACATGGATCGAAGCCTGGGACGAGCACAACTCACCAGCACAAGAAGCTGCAGCTCCCGTCACTGGCGTTGAGAAAAGCTGA
- the LOC7454736 gene encoding uncharacterized protein LOC7454736 produces the protein MLTKKMKVERKGKAYPSQPSASSSRFSYKDPDSVLKLLPVTILALALSLPNQDREVLAYLIARSIFVTTAPNPSSLITQHPKKKCKTKSTASKNDKYCDQKVPSFQCGCFDCYTRFWYRWDSSPNRDFIHQVIEPFEEHLVQKIESSKKHSRGKKKGKVLMMGHFESDNVLFNIPEIAVPKTVCEVMIMQENLESGEIEGNGVVFEEEMVGQEVTRNLEMEVVTGHPSGYNDNNHKGLAMKVLLDVMGLLNSRLWSNLWSPGM, from the coding sequence ATGCTAACCAAGAAAATGAAGGTTGAGAGAAAAGGCAAAGCGTACCCATCCCAACCTTCAGCATCATCATCAAGATTTTCATATAAAGATCCTGACTCGGTGTTAAAGCTTCTACCAGTAACTATTCTAGCTCTAGCCCTCTCTCTTCCTAACCAGGACCGTGAAGTTCTAGCTTATTTGATAGCAAGGTCCATCTTTGTCACCACCGCACCAAACCCATCTTCACTTATAACCCAGCATCCAAAAAAGAAATGTAAAACCAAGAGTACTGCCAGCAAGAATGACAAATATTGTGACCAGAAAGTTccttcttttcaatgtgggtgTTTTGATTGCTACACTAGGTTTTGGTATAGATGGGACTCATCTCCAAATAGGGATTTCATCCACCAAGTTATCGAACCATTTGAAGAGCATTTGGTGCAAAAAATTGAGTCCTCAAAGAAGCACAGCAGAGGCAAGAAGAAAGGTAAGGTCTTGATGATGGGCCATTTTGAATCTGATAATGTTTTGTTTAATATACCTGAAATAGCAGTGCCTAAAACTGTATGCGAAGTGATGATAATGCAAGAAAATCTTGAAAGTGGAGAGATCGAGGGAAATGGGGTTGTCTTCGAAGAGGAGATGGTGGGTCAGGAGGTGACTAGGAACCTGGAAATGGAGGTGGTGACAGGACATCCTTCAGGCTACAATGATAACAACCACAAGGGTTTGGCTATGAAGGTTTTACTGGACGTAATGGGTTTACTGAACTCTCGTTTATGGAGTAATCTTTGGAGTCCTGGCATGTAA
- the LOC7454734 gene encoding SUMO-activating enzyme subunit 1A, with translation MDGEELTEQETALYDRQIRVWGADAQRRLSKSHILVYGMKGTITEFCKNIVLAGVGSLTLVDDRAVTEEALSANFLMPPDENACSGKTLAELCRDSLNEFNPMVRVSVEKGDLASFGVEFFDKFDVVVISFCSLATKKLINERCRKLSKRVSFYTVDCRDCCGEIFVDLQKYNYAKKRLDGTTECELQYPSFQEAISVPWRSLPRKVSKLYLAMRVIERFEEDEGRKPGEICIEDLPAVLKLKKELCEAQSLNESHIPNALLERLVMGAREFPPVCAIIGGILGQEVIKAISGKGDPLKNFFFFDSVDGKGIIEDISDPNPKG, from the exons ATGGACGGAGAAGAGTTAACAGAGCAAGAAACTGCATTGTATGATCGCCAAATTAGGGTTTGGGGTGCTGATGCTCAACGAAG acTAAGCAAATCCCATATATTAGTTTATGGAATGAAGGGCACTATTACTGAG TTTTGCAAGAACATTGTTTTGGCTGGAGTTGGAAGTCTGACACTAGTGGATGACAGGGCTGTGACTGAAGAAGCATTGTCTGCTAATTTTTTGATGCCCCCTGATGAAAATGCTTGTAGTGGGAAAACTCTTGCTGAGCTTTGCCGTGATTCTTTGAATGAATTTAACCCCATGGTTCGTGTTTCGGTTGAAAAAG GTGATTTGGCAAGCTTTGGCGTTGAATTCTTTGATAAGTTTGATGTTGTAGTTATAAGTTTCTGCTCCCTTGCAACCAAA AAATTGATCAATGAGAGGTGTCGGAAGTTATCGAAGCGTGTATCATTTTACACAGTTGACTGTAGAGATTGTTGTGGCGAGATCTTTGTTGATTTGCAGAAATATAATTATGCAAAG AAAAGGCTAGATGGAACTACTGAATGCGAACTGCAATATCCAAGTTTTCAG GAAGCTATTTCAGTGCCTTGGAGATCACTTCCCCGGAAAGTCTCAAAGCTTTATTTGGCTATGAGAG TGATTGAAAGATTTGAAGAGGACGAAGGACGCAAGCCAGGAGAAATTTGTATTGAGGACCTTCCTGCTGTTCTGAAGCTGAAAAAGGAACTTTGTGAGGCGCAG TCACTGAATGAATCTCACATTCCCAATGCCCTCCTTGAAAGATTGGTTATGGGTGCAAGAGAATTCCCTCCAGTTTGTGCCATCATTGGAGGAATCCTTGGACAG GAGGTAATCAAAGCAATATCAGGCAAAGGGGATCCCCTCaagaatttcttcttctttgatagTGTGGATGGGAAAGGCATTATAGAGGACATATCAGATCCTAACCCAAAAGGCTGA
- the LOC7454733 gene encoding squamosa promoter-binding-like protein 13A, with amino-acid sequence MDWNLKATSWDLTEFEQGAVPSISIDAFDRSTNFGVNRSGGGFSIDLKLGRVGDSSDESIINWKQPGVSKLQPLPSGSTKRARGANSGTQVAMCLVDGCNSDLSTCRDYHRRHKVCELHSKTPQVTVGGQKQRFCQQCSRFHSLEEFDEGKRSCRKRLDGHNRRRRKPQPDPHSRPPSFLSNYQGTQLFPFSSSHVYPSSTVLNPTWSGVASTEADGRHHNLHQLPDKQNLFFGSSSSSYHGVKQFPFLHWHSPGLNNQTSPEASVCQPLLRTIALPGSSGASSHSMFCDRLTQIQDSDCALSLLSSTQTHASGNLMVQHNSVPLSHPIGPTVHDHGLGPIDSVLVFNNRDANVHFPGTFQPQSGGSSGNKAPQTLPFNWE; translated from the exons ATGGACTGGAACTTGAAGGCAACTTCCTGGGATTTGACTGAATTTGAGCAAGGAGCTGTTCCAAGCATAAGCATAGATGCATTTGATAGGTCAACTAACTTTGGAGTTAACAGGAGTGGAGGGGgtttttctattgatttgaaACTTGGTAGGGTTGGTGATTCAAGTGATGAATCTATAATTAATTGGAAGCAGCCTGGAGTCTCAAAACTACAGCCCTTACCTTCTGGATCAACGAAGAGAGCACGCGGAGCTAACAGTGGAACTCAGGTAGCTATGTGCCTTGTTGATGGTTGCAATTCAGACCTCAGTACTTGTAGGGACTATCACAGGCGCCATAAGGTCTGTGAGCTTCATTCCAAGACTCCTCAGGTTACAGTTGGCGGTCAGAAGCAGCGATTCTGCCAACAATGTAGCAG GTTCCATTCCCTGGAGGAATTTGATGAAGGGAAAAGAAGCTGCAGGAAACGTCTTGATGGGCACAATCGGCGGCGAAGGAAGCCTCAGCCAGATCCCCATTCTCGTCCTCCAAGTTTTTTATCCAATTATCAAG GTACCCAATTATTTCCATTCTCTAGTTCCCATGTATATCCATCCTCTACTGTATTGAATCCCACGTGGTCGGGAGTTGCTAGTACTGAGGCAGATGGTAGGCACCATAATCTGCATCAACTTCCTGACAAACAGAACCTGTTCTTTGGATCATCCTCGAGCAGTTACCATGGAGTGAAGCAGTTCCCTTTTTTGCATTGGCACAGCCCTGGCCTTAACAATCAGACATCTCCGGAAGCTTCTGTCTGCCAGCCGCTTCTAAGAACCATTGCTTTGCCAGGAAGTAGTGGGGCAAGTAGCCATAGTATGTTCTGTGACAGGTTAACACAAATACAAGACTCGGATTGTGCTCTCTCTCTTCTGTCATCAACACAGACGCATGCATCCGGGAACCTCATGGTGCAACATAATTCAGTCCCTTTATCGCATCCTATAGGCCCAACAGTACATGATCATGGTTTAGGGCCAATTGATTCAGTTTTGGTTTTCAATAACAGGGATGCTAATGTCCATTTTCCAGGAACGTTTCAACCGCAGTCTGGTGGTTCCTCTGGCAACAAAGCCCCTCAAACACTTCCATTTAACTGGGAGTAA
- the LOC7463139 gene encoding probable WRKY transcription factor 43, giving the protein MPMEKYQIFLPVSGPSSPSVSPSSLNMANPLIYFHGDSENGVKPESRFQHLDAKSSVSQTSRICNGSEFKVKPGKRGGDSDDFRKHRYAFQTRSQVDILDDGYRWRKYGQKTVKSSKFPRSYYRCTSTGCNVKKQVQRNSKDEGIVVTTYEGMHNHPTERSSENFEDILRQIQTYTPF; this is encoded by the exons ATGCCAATGGAGAAGTATCAAATATTCCTTCCTGTTTCTGGCCCATCAAGTCCTTCAGTTTCACCATCATCACTAAACATGGCAAATCCTCTAATCTATTTTCACGGTGACAGTGAAAATGGGGTCAAGCCAGAAAGTAGGTTTCAACATTTGGATGCTAAAAGCAGTGTTTCTCAGACTAGTAGAATCTGTAACGGTTCTGAGTTTAAGGTGAAACCAGGAAAGAGAGGAGGGGATAGTGATGATTTTAGGAAGCATAGATATGCATTTCAAACTCGAAGCCAAGTTGATATACTTGATGATGGGTATAGATGGAGGAAATATGGGCAAAAGACTGTCAAGAGCAGCAAGTTTCCAAG AAGCTACTACAGGTGTACAAGTACTGGGTGCAATGTCAAGAAGCAAGTCCAACGCAATTCTAAAGATGAAGGGATTGTTGTGACCACCTATGAAGGGATGCATAACCATCCAACTGAGAGGTCCTCTGAAAACTTTGAGGACATCCTGAGGCAGATCCAAACTTATACTCCTTTCTAA